From a single Candidatus Rokuibacteriota bacterium genomic region:
- the urtD gene encoding urea ABC transporter ATP-binding protein UrtD — protein MTASPGGSIIYLEDVTVDFDGFKALNGLNFYMDYKELRVVIGPNGAGKTTLLDVISGKVRPSAGRVIFGRNIDLVGRRENEIAGLGIGRKFQTPSVFANLTVRENLELALARSSKGVFPTLKARLSGEQRERIDATLDSIGLLGQAGDRAGGLSHGEKQWLEIGMVMVQDAELLLVDEPVAGMTDEETEKTGRLLEGVAEERAVLVIEHDMEFVRRIARTVTVLHEGGVLCEGPVDKIQSDERVMEVYLGRSRADDA, from the coding sequence ATGACCGCCTCGCCGGGGGGCTCGATCATCTACCTCGAGGACGTCACCGTCGACTTCGACGGCTTCAAGGCGCTCAACGGGCTCAACTTCTACATGGACTACAAGGAGCTGCGGGTCGTCATCGGGCCCAACGGGGCCGGCAAGACGACGCTCCTCGACGTCATCTCGGGCAAGGTCCGGCCGAGCGCGGGGCGCGTGATCTTCGGCCGCAACATCGACCTCGTCGGACGGCGGGAAAACGAGATCGCGGGGCTCGGCATCGGGCGAAAGTTCCAGACGCCGTCCGTCTTCGCCAACCTCACGGTGAGGGAGAACCTCGAGCTGGCGCTCGCGCGCTCGAGCAAGGGCGTGTTCCCCACGCTCAAGGCTCGGCTCAGCGGGGAGCAGCGGGAACGGATCGACGCCACCCTCGACAGCATCGGCCTCCTCGGTCAGGCGGGGGACCGGGCCGGTGGGCTTTCCCACGGGGAGAAGCAGTGGCTCGAGATCGGTATGGTCATGGTCCAGGACGCGGAGCTCCTCCTCGTGGACGAGCCCGTCGCCGGCATGACCGACGAGGAGACCGAGAAGACCGGGCGGCTGCTGGAGGGAGTCGCAGAGGAGCGGGCGGTCCTCGTCATCGAGCACGACATGGAGTTCGTTCGCCGGATCGCGCGCACGGTCACGGTGCTTCACGAGGGCGGGGTGCTGTGCGAGGGGCCGGTGGACAAGATCCAGAGTGACGAGCGTGTGATGGAGGTCTACTTGGGCCGGAGCCGCGCCGACGATGCTTGA
- the urtC gene encoding urea ABC transporter permease subunit UrtC, with product MRTRERWTFLAAAVLLVVVLPALNALPQGSPFWVSNFTLNLFGKFLTYAILALGIDLIWGYTGVLSLGHGVFFGLGAYAMGMHLMLEIGAKGVYQNVLPDFMVWNRVTELPLFWRPFYSALFTLIAVVVVPGIVAAVFGFLTFRSRIRGVYFSIITQALALCAWLTFNRNAMNLGGTNGLSGFKTMFGFPLNEASTQRGLYVVTALCLCVAYLLCRWIVRSPAGRVLVAIRDSETRVLFCGYSPAAFKLFVFTVSAALAGVAGALYVGQVGIITPARIGVLPSIEMIIWVAVGGRGTLIGPVVGAFGVNWLQSLLTTHYPDLWILVLGGMFVAVVLFVPDGIVGTAQKLMARFGAAKTPEPAAARSEEAKAVEVTPR from the coding sequence ATGCGGACTCGTGAGCGCTGGACGTTCCTCGCCGCGGCCGTCCTGCTCGTCGTGGTGCTGCCCGCCCTGAACGCGCTGCCACAGGGCTCGCCGTTCTGGGTCTCCAACTTTACGCTGAACCTCTTCGGCAAGTTCCTGACGTACGCCATCTTGGCGCTGGGGATCGATTTAATCTGGGGCTATACGGGCGTGCTCTCGCTCGGCCACGGCGTCTTCTTCGGTCTCGGCGCCTACGCCATGGGCATGCACCTCATGCTCGAGATCGGGGCCAAGGGCGTGTACCAGAACGTGCTGCCGGACTTCATGGTCTGGAACCGCGTGACCGAGCTGCCGCTGTTCTGGAGGCCCTTCTACAGCGCCCTGTTCACGCTGATCGCGGTGGTGGTCGTGCCCGGCATCGTTGCAGCGGTTTTCGGTTTTCTCACCTTCAGGAGCCGGATCCGGGGCGTCTACTTCTCGATCATCACCCAGGCGCTGGCGCTCTGCGCCTGGCTCACGTTCAACCGCAACGCGATGAACCTCGGCGGCACCAACGGCCTCTCCGGCTTCAAGACCATGTTCGGGTTTCCGCTCAATGAGGCGAGCACCCAGCGCGGGCTCTACGTCGTCACCGCCCTGTGCCTCTGCGTGGCGTACCTGCTCTGCCGGTGGATCGTGCGCTCCCCGGCGGGCAGGGTCCTGGTCGCCATCCGCGACAGCGAGACGCGCGTGCTCTTCTGCGGGTATTCTCCGGCGGCGTTCAAGCTCTTCGTCTTCACGGTGTCGGCGGCACTCGCGGGGGTGGCGGGCGCGCTGTACGTCGGGCAGGTCGGCATCATCACCCCCGCCCGGATCGGGGTGCTGCCGTCCATCGAGATGATCATCTGGGTCGCGGTGGGCGGGCGGGGCACGCTCATCGGGCCGGTCGTCGGGGCCTTCGGCGTCAACTGGCTCCAGAGCCTGCTGACGACGCACTACCCGGATCTCTGGATCCTCGTGCTGGGCGGGATGTTTGTGGCCGTCGTCCTCTTTGTCCCCGACGGCATCGTGGGCACGGCGCAGAAGCTCATGGCGCGCTTCGGCGCGGCCAAGACGCCTGAGCCCGCGGCGGCCCGGAGTGAAGAGGCCAAGGCCGTAGAGGTGACGCCCCGATGA
- the urtB gene encoding urea ABC transporter permease subunit UrtB: MITRLLLALALLPGLTAPAAAQDAAPSPAPEIVKAIAAVASSDATVQEAAAVALGKTGDRKLLPLLEALREGSVYVRSLPGGKKETVIVGDKVNEGDKTLVPIFTAYGREPLQSSDGKPLHADLSKLAEVATGRSLRLVLRPLIDAFSGTTQLADPDWTVRQAAAVKMGNGGDAGALPALTEALAKEKDRWVRYAIEEAVALIHLKSGSPAERVNAATRLGALGSGDALDRLREIADAADTPPALKQAAAEAVKRVERWTLLTQAIQVMFQGVSLSSILLLMALGLAIIFGLMGVINMAHGELMALGAYATYVTQGWFQGHAPGFFGYYFLVALPLSFLVAGAAGFALERGVIRFLYGRPLETLLLTWGISLMIQQGLRLWFGAANVDVIAPTWLSGGVPVMVGIQLPYNRLFIIGLATVAVAGMYLLLFKTDAGLRVRAVTQNRGMAACLGVRSRRVDALTFALGAGLAGIAGCALTQIGNVGPELGQNYIVDSFMVVVTGGVGKLLGTILAALGIGGLNKIIEPGLGAVFGKVAILVVVILFIQRRPSGLFAAKGRYADS; encoded by the coding sequence GTGATCACGCGTCTGCTGTTGGCGCTCGCGCTGCTGCCGGGGCTCACTGCCCCGGCAGCAGCGCAGGATGCGGCTCCGTCACCGGCGCCGGAGATCGTCAAAGCCATCGCCGCGGTCGCCTCGAGCGACGCCACCGTGCAAGAGGCGGCGGCGGTCGCTCTCGGCAAGACCGGCGACCGCAAGCTGCTGCCGCTGCTGGAAGCCCTTCGCGAGGGCAGCGTCTACGTCCGTTCGCTGCCGGGAGGCAAGAAGGAGACCGTCATCGTCGGGGACAAGGTCAACGAAGGCGACAAGACCCTGGTCCCGATCTTTACCGCCTACGGCCGAGAGCCTCTCCAGAGCTCCGACGGCAAGCCGCTTCACGCCGACCTCTCCAAGCTCGCGGAGGTCGCGACGGGGCGCAGCCTGCGTCTCGTCCTCAGGCCGCTGATCGATGCGTTCTCGGGAACGACGCAGCTGGCCGACCCGGACTGGACGGTTCGGCAGGCCGCCGCCGTGAAGATGGGCAACGGCGGTGACGCCGGCGCGCTGCCGGCCCTCACCGAAGCCCTCGCGAAAGAGAAGGACAGGTGGGTGCGCTACGCGATCGAGGAAGCGGTTGCCCTCATCCACCTGAAGTCGGGCTCGCCCGCCGAGCGGGTCAACGCCGCCACCAGGCTAGGCGCTCTCGGGAGCGGCGACGCGCTCGATCGGCTTCGCGAGATAGCGGATGCCGCCGACACGCCGCCCGCGCTCAAGCAGGCCGCGGCGGAAGCCGTCAAGCGGGTCGAGCGCTGGACGCTGCTGACCCAGGCGATCCAGGTCATGTTCCAAGGAGTCTCACTGTCCTCCATCCTGCTCCTGATGGCGCTCGGCCTCGCCATCATCTTCGGCCTGATGGGCGTCATCAATATGGCGCATGGCGAGCTGATGGCGCTCGGCGCCTACGCCACCTACGTGACGCAGGGGTGGTTCCAGGGGCACGCTCCGGGATTCTTTGGGTACTACTTCCTCGTGGCGCTCCCGCTGTCCTTCCTCGTGGCGGGCGCGGCTGGTTTTGCCCTCGAGCGCGGCGTGATCCGGTTCCTCTACGGCCGGCCGCTCGAGACCCTGCTGCTGACCTGGGGCATCAGCCTCATGATCCAGCAGGGGCTGCGTCTCTGGTTCGGCGCGGCGAACGTGGACGTGATCGCGCCCACGTGGCTTTCAGGCGGCGTGCCGGTGATGGTCGGGATCCAGCTGCCCTATAACAGGCTCTTCATCATCGGGCTCGCGACCGTCGCTGTGGCGGGGATGTATCTCCTGCTCTTCAAGACCGACGCGGGCCTGCGGGTCCGCGCGGTGACGCAGAATCGCGGCATGGCGGCCTGCCTCGGCGTCCGCTCCCGCCGCGTGGACGCCCTCACGTTCGCCCTGGGCGCAGGGCTGGCCGGCATCGCCGGCTGCGCGCTGACCCAGATCGGCAACGTGGGGCCGGAGCTCGGCCAGAACTACATCGTCGACTCCTTCATGGTGGTCGTGACGGGGGGCGTCGGCAAGCTCCTCGGGACCATCCTGGCTGCGCTCGGCATTGGCGGACTCAACAAGATCATCGAGCCGGGCCTCGGCGCCGTGTTCGGAAAGGTCGCGATCCTCGTGGTCGTGATCCTGTTCATCCAGCGGCGTCCGTCCGGGCTGTTCGCGGCGAAGGGACGCTATGCGGACTCGTGA
- the urtA gene encoding urea ABC transporter substrate-binding protein, with protein MQGFSRRDFLRGTAAVGFGAAAGIGFPSVLRAQSAGTVKVGVLHSLSGTMAISEVSLRDVCMMAFEEINATGGVLGKKIESVVVDPASNWDLFAEKAKQLLLQDKVAVTFGCWTSVSRKSVLPVFENNDGLLFYPVQYEGEECSKAVFYTGATPNQQLIPAAEYLMSKEGGGYKKFYLLGTDYVFPRTANKILRAFLLAKGVPADNIAEEYTPFNHQDYQTIVGKIKRFASGGGATVLSTINGDSNVPFYKEFTNQGLRSETAPIMAFSVAEDELRGMDTSALVGHLAAWNYYQSVNTPQNKKFIQAFKNYCEKNKLPGGSKRVTDDPMEAAYFGVYIWKQAVEKAKSFDVAAVRKAVYGQKFLAPGGEIKMDEVNHHTYKPVLIGEILKDGQFKVVSRSKGLVRAEPWSKYTSPDKGCDWVNQKGTYQKKA; from the coding sequence ATGCAAGGGTTCTCACGCAGGGACTTTCTCAGAGGGACGGCGGCCGTCGGCTTCGGCGCCGCGGCGGGGATCGGCTTTCCGTCCGTGCTCCGCGCCCAGAGCGCCGGCACGGTCAAGGTGGGCGTTCTCCACTCACTCTCCGGCACCATGGCGATCAGCGAGGTGTCGCTGCGCGACGTCTGCATGATGGCGTTCGAGGAGATCAACGCCACGGGTGGGGTCCTGGGCAAGAAGATCGAGTCCGTGGTCGTTGACCCGGCCTCGAACTGGGATCTCTTCGCCGAAAAGGCGAAGCAACTGCTCCTCCAGGACAAGGTGGCGGTCACGTTCGGCTGTTGGACCTCGGTCAGCCGGAAGTCGGTGCTGCCCGTGTTCGAGAACAACGACGGCCTGCTCTTCTACCCCGTGCAGTACGAGGGCGAGGAGTGCTCGAAGGCCGTCTTCTACACGGGCGCCACGCCGAACCAGCAGCTGATCCCGGCGGCCGAGTACCTGATGTCGAAGGAGGGCGGTGGGTACAAGAAGTTCTACCTGCTCGGCACCGACTACGTGTTCCCGCGCACGGCCAACAAGATCCTGCGCGCGTTCCTGCTCGCGAAGGGCGTGCCGGCGGACAACATCGCCGAGGAGTACACGCCGTTCAATCACCAGGACTACCAGACCATCGTCGGCAAGATCAAGCGCTTCGCTTCCGGCGGCGGAGCCACGGTGCTCTCGACCATCAACGGCGACAGCAACGTGCCCTTCTACAAGGAGTTCACCAACCAGGGTCTGCGCTCCGAGACCGCGCCGATCATGGCCTTCAGCGTGGCCGAGGACGAGTTGCGCGGTATGGACACCTCCGCGCTGGTCGGCCATCTCGCGGCCTGGAACTATTACCAGTCGGTCAACACACCGCAGAACAAGAAGTTCATCCAGGCCTTCAAGAACTACTGCGAGAAGAACAAGCTGCCCGGCGGGTCGAAGCGCGTCACGGACGACCCGATGGAGGCGGCCTACTTCGGCGTCTACATCTGGAAGCAGGCCGTCGAGAAGGCGAAGTCGTTTGACGTGGCCGCTGTCCGCAAGGCCGTCTACGGCCAGAAGTTCCTGGCGCCGGGCGGCGAGATCAAGATGGACGAGGTCAACCACCACACCTACAAGCCGGTGCTGATCGGCGAGATCCTCAAGGACGGCCAGTTCAAGGTCGTCTCGCGCTCGAAGGGCCTGGTCAGGGCCGAGCCGTGGAGCAAGTACACGAGCCCCGACAAGGGGTGCGACTGGGTCAACCAGAAGGGTACGTACCAGAAGAAGGCCTAG
- a CDS encoding ANTAR domain-containing protein → MKAQRWRVLIIDDHAPSRAAVAEAVGSQGGTVVGNGSRVEDALRLVDKHRPDVLLLAVGLPDGDGVEAARRVMASLPCPIVLLTSHADPDVAARAVDAGVLGFLLKPLRSAELGPALDVAVTRFSELEVVRKENEALRRKLESRKLVDRAKGLLMTRLGMSEPEAFRRIQKTAMDTRMTMAEVAQALLLTDGMGPLRPAR, encoded by the coding sequence ATGAAAGCCCAACGATGGAGGGTCCTGATCATCGATGATCACGCTCCGTCCCGGGCGGCCGTGGCCGAAGCCGTCGGCTCCCAGGGGGGCACCGTCGTGGGCAATGGCAGCCGGGTGGAGGACGCCCTACGCCTCGTGGACAAGCATCGTCCCGACGTGCTCCTGCTGGCGGTGGGCCTGCCCGACGGCGACGGAGTGGAAGCGGCGCGGCGCGTGATGGCGAGCTTGCCGTGCCCGATCGTGCTGTTGACGAGCCACGCCGATCCCGACGTGGCGGCGCGGGCTGTCGACGCCGGCGTGCTCGGTTTCCTCCTCAAGCCGTTGCGCAGCGCGGAGCTCGGCCCCGCCCTTGACGTCGCCGTCACGCGCTTCAGCGAGCTCGAGGTCGTCCGGAAGGAGAACGAAGCGCTTAGGCGGAAGCTTGAATCGCGCAAGCTCGTGGACCGCGCGAAGGGGCTCCTCATGACCCGGCTCGGGATGAGCGAGCCGGAAGCCTTCCGGCGCATCCAGAAGACGGCCATGGATACGAGGATGACCATGGCCGAGGTTGCCCAAGCTCTCCTCCTTACCGACGGGATGGGTCCGCTCCGCCCTGCACGCTAG
- the glnA gene encoding type I glutamate--ammonia ligase: MTPKDALKMAKEKGVKIVDLRFIDLPGLWQHFSIPVSELNEGIFQDGLGFDGSSIRGFQTIDESDMLLIPDPSTAQMDPFTAVPTLVLICNVKDPITGKAYSRDPRYVAQKAEAYVKKSGAGDTIFIGPELEFFFFDSIRFDQSYNYGFYFIDSEAGAWNSGREGTPDRPNLGYKPRYKQGYFPVPPMDQFQDIRSDMVLALESVGVRVEVHHHEVATGGQTEIDMRFDTLTKMADKVCWYKYCAKNTAKKWGKTATFMPKPLFQDNGSGMHTHQSIWKNGKNLFYERGGYADISKMCLHYIGGILKHAPALLAFIAPSTNSYKRLVPGYEAPINLVYSQRNRSAAIRIPMYSKSEGAKRIEFRTPDNTCNPYLSFAACVMAGLDGVANKIDPGKPVDKDLYELPPAEQKKIKQLPGSLDIVLDNLEKDHDFLLKGDVFTPDLIETWIDYKRKNEVDPVRLRPHPYEFALYYDI, encoded by the coding sequence ATGACCCCGAAGGACGCACTGAAGATGGCCAAGGAGAAGGGTGTCAAGATCGTTGATCTGCGCTTCATCGATCTCCCCGGCCTCTGGCAGCATTTCTCGATCCCGGTTTCCGAGCTGAACGAGGGCATCTTCCAGGACGGCCTGGGCTTCGACGGCTCGTCTATTAGAGGCTTCCAGACCATCGACGAGTCGGACATGCTGCTGATCCCCGACCCGTCGACGGCGCAGATGGACCCGTTCACCGCCGTGCCGACCCTCGTCCTCATCTGTAACGTCAAGGATCCGATCACCGGCAAGGCCTACAGCCGCGACCCCCGCTACGTGGCGCAGAAGGCCGAGGCCTACGTCAAGAAATCGGGCGCCGGGGACACCATTTTCATCGGGCCCGAGCTCGAGTTCTTCTTCTTCGATTCGATCCGCTTCGACCAGAGCTACAACTACGGCTTCTACTTCATCGACTCCGAGGCCGGCGCGTGGAACTCGGGCCGGGAGGGCACGCCGGACCGCCCGAACCTCGGCTACAAGCCGCGCTACAAGCAGGGCTACTTCCCGGTGCCGCCGATGGACCAGTTTCAGGACATCCGCTCTGACATGGTCCTCGCCCTGGAATCGGTCGGCGTCCGGGTGGAAGTGCATCACCATGAGGTGGCGACCGGCGGGCAGACCGAGATCGACATGCGCTTCGACACGCTGACGAAGATGGCGGACAAGGTCTGCTGGTACAAGTACTGCGCGAAGAACACCGCGAAGAAGTGGGGCAAGACGGCGACCTTCATGCCCAAGCCGCTCTTCCAGGACAACGGCTCCGGCATGCACACGCACCAGTCCATCTGGAAGAACGGCAAGAACCTCTTCTACGAGCGGGGCGGGTACGCCGACATCTCGAAGATGTGTCTCCACTATATCGGCGGCATCCTCAAGCACGCGCCCGCGCTCTTGGCGTTCATCGCGCCCAGCACCAACAGCTACAAGCGGCTGGTGCCCGGCTACGAGGCTCCGATCAACCTCGTTTACAGCCAGCGCAACCGCTCCGCCGCCATCCGCATCCCGATGTACAGCAAGTCCGAGGGGGCGAAGCGCATCGAGTTCCGCACGCCTGATAACACGTGCAACCCCTATCTCTCCTTCGCCGCGTGCGTGATGGCGGGGCTCGACGGCGTCGCGAACAAGATCGACCCGGGCAAGCCGGTGGACAAGGACCTCTACGAGCTGCCGCCGGCCGAGCAGAAGAAGATCAAGCAGCTGCCTGGCTCGCTCGACATCGTGCTGGACAACCTGGAGAAGGACCACGACTTCCTGCTCAAGGGGGACGTGTTCACGCCTGATCTGATCGAGACCTGGATCGACTACAAGCGGAAGAACGAGGTGGACCCCGTACGGCTGCGTCCGCACCCGTACGAGTTCGCCCTCTACTACGACATCTAG
- a CDS encoding ammonium transporter yields the protein MRTSRVFLLILLMAVLGLCAAGPVFAQAPAAAPPAPAAAAAAPTTAGAPGAPAPKIDTGDTAWVLMSSALVLLMTAPGLALFYGGMVRQKNALGTLMQSFIILALISVQWVLWGYSLAIGPDKGGNIGGLEWVGLRGVGAEPNPAYAATIPHQAFMLFQMMFAVITPALITGAFAERKKFSTFIVFVLAWATLVYDPLAHWVWGDGGWLHKLGALDFAGGTVVHISSGVSALAAVLVIGKRKGYGQQPMPPHNLPLTVMGASLLWFGWFGFNAGSALGANGLAAHAFTTTNTAAAAAALGWMLTEWSSRGKPTVLGAASGAVAGLVAITPAAGFVTPMAALVIGGLAGVLCYTACNLKTKLGYDDSLDVVGVHGVGGTWGALATGIFATKTVNDAGANGLLYGDPGQLWKQVVAVGATLVLGFVMTVVILKVLDAVMGLRVSEDDEMAGLDLSQHSETAYALGGSSYGEYGMSGPGSGAFAEAMKAAQAKRPAH from the coding sequence ATGAGAACGTCCCGGGTATTCTTGCTCATCCTGCTGATGGCGGTCCTGGGTCTGTGCGCTGCCGGCCCGGTCTTCGCCCAGGCCCCGGCGGCCGCTCCGCCGGCTCCCGCCGCGGCCGCCGCCGCTCCTACCACGGCCGGCGCCCCTGGGGCGCCGGCTCCGAAGATCGACACCGGGGACACCGCATGGGTGTTGATGTCCTCGGCCCTCGTACTCCTCATGACGGCGCCCGGGCTCGCGCTCTTCTACGGCGGCATGGTCAGGCAGAAGAACGCGCTCGGGACCCTGATGCAAAGCTTCATCATTCTGGCGCTGATTTCGGTCCAGTGGGTGCTCTGGGGCTACAGCCTGGCGATCGGGCCCGACAAGGGCGGCAACATCGGGGGGCTCGAGTGGGTCGGTCTGCGCGGCGTCGGCGCCGAGCCCAACCCGGCGTACGCTGCCACCATCCCGCACCAGGCGTTCATGCTCTTCCAGATGATGTTCGCCGTCATCACGCCGGCTCTCATCACCGGTGCCTTCGCCGAGCGTAAGAAGTTCTCGACCTTCATCGTCTTCGTTCTGGCATGGGCGACCCTGGTCTATGACCCGCTGGCGCACTGGGTCTGGGGCGACGGCGGCTGGCTCCACAAGCTCGGGGCGCTGGATTTCGCGGGCGGCACCGTCGTCCATATTTCCTCGGGCGTCTCGGCGCTGGCGGCCGTCCTGGTCATCGGCAAGCGTAAGGGCTATGGCCAGCAGCCGATGCCGCCCCACAACCTGCCCTTGACGGTGATGGGCGCGAGCCTGCTCTGGTTCGGGTGGTTCGGCTTCAACGCGGGGAGCGCGCTCGGCGCTAATGGCCTCGCCGCCCACGCCTTCACCACCACCAACACGGCCGCCGCGGCGGCTGCGCTCGGCTGGATGCTGACCGAGTGGAGCTCGCGGGGCAAGCCGACGGTGCTGGGCGCCGCCTCGGGCGCCGTGGCGGGCCTGGTGGCGATCACGCCGGCCGCCGGGTTCGTCACGCCCATGGCCGCGCTGGTCATCGGGGGGCTCGCCGGGGTCCTCTGCTACACGGCCTGCAACCTCAAGACCAAGCTCGGCTACGACGACTCGCTCGACGTCGTCGGCGTGCACGGCGTCGGCGGCACCTGGGGGGCGCTCGCCACCGGGATCTTCGCGACCAAGACCGTCAACGACGCGGGGGCCAACGGGCTCCTCTATGGCGATCCGGGACAGCTCTGGAAGCAGGTCGTGGCGGTCGGCGCGACGCTCGTGCTGGGCTTCGTGATGACAGTGGTCATCCTCAAGGTGCTCGACGCCGTCATGGGCCTTCGCGTTAGCGAGGACGACGAGATGGCGGGGCTCGACCTCTCGCAGCACTCGGAGACGGCCTATGCCCTCGGCGGATCCTCGTATGGAGAGTACGGGATGAGCGGCCCCGGAAGCGGCGCGTTCGCGGAGGCCATGAAGGCGGCGCAGGCCAAGCGCCCGGCCCATTGA
- a CDS encoding P-II family nitrogen regulator yields MKKIEAIIKPFKLDDVKEALTGIGVIGMTVSEVRGFGRQKGHTELYRGGEYTVDFLPKIKIEVVVPDSLVDKVVGVLAAAAKTGNIGDGKIFVHPVDTAIRIRTGERDESAL; encoded by the coding sequence ATGAAAAAGATCGAAGCTATCATCAAGCCGTTCAAGCTCGACGACGTGAAGGAGGCCCTGACGGGCATCGGCGTCATCGGCATGACGGTCTCCGAGGTCCGCGGCTTCGGTAGGCAGAAGGGGCACACCGAGCTCTACCGCGGCGGCGAGTACACCGTGGATTTCCTCCCCAAGATCAAGATCGAGGTAGTTGTGCCCGACAGCCTCGTGGACAAGGTCGTCGGCGTCCTCGCTGCGGCAGCCAAGACCGGCAACATCGGTGACGGCAAGATCTTCGTCCATCCCGTGGACACGGCGATTCGTATTCGCACCGGTGAGCGCGACGAGAGCGCCCTGTGA
- a CDS encoding response regulator, protein MMKMLVVDDDPAWRALYRMGFEGDFEVFEAVDGLDALAALDRVRPDIIVLDLRMPHLDGMAFLRQMERRGLKVPVIVCSGTFTMDSPPAIPGVFPAQKSPDLRNVWSALEAALPRPVETDANLKSRRAVEETLWRD, encoded by the coding sequence ATGATGAAGATGCTGGTGGTCGACGACGATCCGGCTTGGCGGGCTCTGTATCGGATGGGCTTCGAGGGAGACTTCGAAGTCTTCGAGGCGGTGGACGGGCTCGACGCGTTGGCGGCCCTCGACCGGGTGCGGCCGGATATCATCGTACTCGACCTCCGAATGCCTCACCTCGACGGCATGGCTTTCCTTCGCCAGATGGAGCGGCGCGGATTGAAGGTCCCGGTAATAGTCTGTTCGGGCACGTTCACCATGGACAGCCCACCCGCCATCCCGGGCGTGTTTCCGGCTCAGAAGAGCCCCGACCTCCGCAATGTCTGGAGCGCTCTCGAGGCCGCGCTGCCTCGACCAGTCGAGACAGACGCGAATCTCAAGTCCCGCCGCGCAGTCGAAGAGACCCTCTGGCGCGACTGA
- a CDS encoding sigma-54 dependent transcriptional regulator: MKPVVLVVDDEPAIAEGLRLILEREGYVVETAVSTAEAAARLDGRDFSVALVDLVLPDGDGIGLLRLLKSRDPDIEVIIMTGHGSISKAVEATKEGAFYFVTKPFDSAEMLTLLGKALERRGLLAETSDLKRQLAEQMGYGEMLGGSPTMRRVFELLDSVAASDANVFIVGESGTGKELAANAVHAKSPRAQGPLIKINCAALPKDLIESELFGHVKGAFTGATSDRPGLLEEAHKGSLLLDEITEMPPDLQAKLLRVLEDRSVRRLGGSRAVPVDFRLISSTNRDPEAAVRDGSLRQDLYFRINTVTVELPPLREKAHDIPLLVKGFFDRFRLKHNRPVEGIDPEAFRRLLSYMWPGNVRELEHVIERAVLVARGRQVTAADLPEALNAGAPLLTAIPPAGSLEEIERLSIVRALESTGWNKQAAAAILGLRRPTLYSKMRRHNIPQRRT; this comes from the coding sequence ATGAAGCCGGTTGTGCTGGTTGTTGACGACGAGCCCGCGATCGCGGAGGGCCTGCGGCTCATTCTCGAACGCGAAGGCTACGTCGTGGAAACAGCGGTGAGCACGGCTGAGGCGGCCGCGCGCCTGGACGGCCGCGACTTCTCCGTGGCGCTCGTGGACCTCGTTCTGCCCGACGGCGACGGCATCGGTCTCCTGAGGCTGCTCAAGAGTCGCGACCCCGACATCGAGGTCATCATCATGACGGGCCACGGCTCGATCTCGAAGGCCGTGGAGGCGACCAAGGAAGGCGCCTTCTACTTCGTGACCAAGCCCTTCGACTCGGCCGAGATGCTGACCCTGCTCGGCAAGGCGCTCGAGCGGCGGGGACTCCTGGCCGAGACCTCTGACCTGAAGCGGCAGCTCGCGGAGCAGATGGGGTACGGCGAGATGCTCGGAGGCTCGCCCACCATGCGGCGCGTGTTCGAGCTGCTCGACTCGGTCGCCGCGTCCGACGCCAACGTCTTTATCGTGGGAGAGAGCGGCACGGGCAAGGAGCTGGCCGCCAACGCCGTCCACGCCAAGAGCCCGCGCGCCCAGGGGCCCCTGATCAAGATCAACTGCGCCGCGCTGCCGAAGGATCTCATCGAGTCCGAACTCTTCGGGCACGTCAAGGGCGCCTTCACGGGCGCCACCTCGGACCGGCCGGGCCTCCTCGAGGAGGCCCACAAGGGCTCTCTCCTCCTCGACGAGATCACGGAGATGCCGCCGGACCTCCAGGCCAAGCTCCTGCGCGTGCTGGAAGACCGGAGCGTGCGGCGCCTGGGCGGCAGCCGCGCCGTGCCCGTCGATTTCCGGCTCATTTCCTCGACGAACCGCGACCCCGAGGCCGCGGTCCGCGACGGCTCTCTGAGACAGGACCTCTACTTCCGAATCAACACCGTGACGGTGGAATTGCCGCCGCTCCGGGAGAAGGCCCACGATATTCCCCTCCTCGTGAAGGGCTTCTTCGACCGCTTCCGGCTCAAGCACAACAGGCCGGTGGAGGGGATAGACCCCGAGGCGTTCAGGCGGCTTCTGTCCTACATGTGGCCCGGCAACGTGCGCGAGCTCGAGCACGTCATTGAGCGCGCCGTGCTGGTGGCCCGCGGGCGTCAGGTGACGGCGGCCGACCTGCCCGAAGCCCTCAACGCCGGCGCACCGCTCCTGACTGCCATCCCGCCCGCCGGGTCCCTCGAGGAGATCGAGCGTCTCTCGATAGTGCGCGCGCTCGAATCGACGGGGTGGAACAAGCAAGCGGCGGCGGCCATTCTGGGCCTTCGCCGGCCCACTCTGTATTCGAAGATGCGCCGCCACAACATCCCCCAGCGGCGCACCTAG